In Opisthocomus hoazin isolate bOpiHoa1 chromosome 3, bOpiHoa1.hap1, whole genome shotgun sequence, a genomic segment contains:
- the RNMT gene encoding mRNA cap guanine-N(7) methyltransferase, with amino-acid sequence MADLTKTEEQEVEKSLDEEVEKTPRTLEADSGVGGEGNSSTSGTVHSTAEEENEVDSGNQDDRAKRKTSDPEDEPPKKACEIGHGQAVAAHYNELQEVGLEKRSQSRIFYLRNFNNWTKSVLIGEFIDRVRQKKNDITVLDLGCGKGGDLLKWKKGRIKKLVCTDIADISVQQCKQRYEDMKARCRYNERIFDAEFIQADSTKDLLSSKYNDPDMCFDICSCQFVYHYSFETYEQADMMLKNACGNLSPGGYFIGTTPNSFELVKRLEASETNSFGNEVYSVKFEKKGEYPLFGCKYDFHLEEVVDVPEFLVYFPLLEEMAKKHGMKLVYKMTFREFYEEKTKNEEHKMLLRRMQALEPYSTFGDSRLVSDKPDDYEHAKEFIKDGKAKLPLGTLSKSEWEATSIYLVFAFEKQM; translated from the exons ATGGCTGATTTAACCAAGACAGAAGAACAGGAAGTGGAGAAGAGTTTGGATGAAGAAGTGGAGAAAACACCTCGTACTTTAGAGGCAGATTCAGGTGTTGGGGGGGAAGGCAATAGTTCAACTTCAGGTACAGTGCACTCcactgctgaagaagaaaacgAAGTTGATAGTGGTAATCAGGATGACAGAGCGAAAAGGAAGACTTCAGATCCTGAAGATGAACCTCCTAAGAAAGCA TGTGAAATAGGCCATGGGCAAGCTGTAGCTGCACATTATAATGAACTTCAAGAAGTTGGATTGGAAAAACGTAGCCAGTCTCGCATTTTCTACCTCCGCAACTTTAATAATTGGACAAAGAGTGTCCTCATTG gtgAATTTATAGACCGGGTACGACAGAAGAAGAACGACATAACAGTTTTGGATTTAGGATGTGGCAAAGGTGGAGACTtactaaaatggaaaaaagggagAATTAAAAAACTTGTCTGTACTG ATATTGCTGACATTTCTGTGCAACAGTGCAAGCAGCGATATGAAGACATGAAAGCCCGATGTCGTTATAATGAACGTATTTTTGATGCAGAATTTATACAAGCAGATAGTACCAAG GATCTCTTATCTTCCAAATACAATGATCCAGATATGTGCTTTGACATTTGCAGCTGTCAGTTTGTTTACCATTACTCATTTGAGACATATGAGCAGGCTGACATGATGCTTAAAAACGCTTGTGGGAACCTCTCTCCTGGAGGGTATTTCATTGGCACGACTCCAAATAGCTTTGAACTTGT AAAGCGACTTGAAGCTTCAGAAACAAATTCATTTGGGAATGAGGTATACAGCGTAAAATTTGAGAAGAAGGGAGAATATCCCTTGTTTGGCTGCAAGTATGATTTCCACTTGGAAGAAGTGGTTGATGTCCCTGAGTTCTTGGTTTACTTTCCATTACTGGAAGA AATGGCGAAGAAACATGGTATGAAACTAGTCTACAAAATGACGTTTCGGGAATTCTATGAAGAAAAAACCAAGAACGAGGAGCATAAAATGCTGTTAAGGAGAATGCAGGCCTTGGAG CCATATTCTACATTTGGTGATTCCAGGCTTGTTTCTGATAAACCTGATGATTATGAGCATGCAAAAGAGTTTATCAAAGATGGCAAGGCAAAGTTACCATTG gGAACGTTGAGTAAATCTGAATGGGAAGCAACAA gtATTTACTTGGTATTTGCATTTGAGAAGCAAATGTGA